The proteins below come from a single Danio aesculapii chromosome 25, fDanAes4.1, whole genome shotgun sequence genomic window:
- the LOC130219930 gene encoding cytochrome c oxidase subunit 8B, mitochondrial: MSGFNRSFTLLRAAMRHQLIPKANITAKPAKHKLSTGEQVIAMSVMFVTILGPSGWILSHLEDYKHRPGAAQE; encoded by the exons ATGTCCGGCTTCAATCGCTCTTTCACCCTCCTGAGGGCTGCTATGAGACACCAGCTCATCCCTAAAGCCAACATCACGGCTAAACCAGCCAAACATAAGCTTTCCACTGGG GAGCAAGTGATTGCAATGTCGGTCATGTTCGTGACCATCCTGGGCCCGTCTGGCTGGATCCTGTCTCACCTGGAGGACTACAAGCACCGTCCCGGAGCAGCACAGGAATAA
- the psmd13 gene encoding 26S proteasome non-ATPase regulatory subunit 13 yields MKDVLGFLKQQQSKSPTPEIAAEWHSLEDFYNRKLWHQLTLKLTVFVQDPYFAKGDGLIQLYENFLCDFEHRINPLSLVEIILHVVKQMQDPNTAITFLEKTKEKVKASDEAVILCKTSIGSLKLDISDLPATKKLIEEVEEMLNNLPGVTSVHGRFYDLSSKYYRIIGNHALYYKDALRYLGCVEAKDLPEAEQQERAFTLGLAGLLGEGVYNFGELLMHPVLESLRNTDKQWLIDTLFAFNAGNVEKFQALKTAWGQQPDLAAQEAKLMQKIQLLCVMEMTFTRPANNRQLSFQEIAQSAKIQVNEVELLVMKALSVGLIKGSIDEVEKKVHMTWVQPRVLDVQQIKGMKDRLDFWCGDVKNMAMLVEQRAQDILT; encoded by the exons ATTATGGCATCAGTTGACTCTGAAGTTGACAGTCTTTGTACAGGACCCCTATTTCGCCAAAGGGGATGGTCTCATTCAG CTCTACGAAAACTTCCTCTGTGATTTCGAACACAG AATCAACCCATTGTCCTTAGTAGAAATCATCCTTCATGTTGTGAAGCAAATGCAAG ATCCGAATACAGCCATCACCTTCCTAGAGAAAACAAAGGAGAAG GTTAAAGCGAGTGATGAGGCTGTTATTCTCTGCAAAACGTCCATTGGCAGCCTCAAACTCGACATCAGCGACCTTCCAGCAACAAAG AAACTAATAGAAGAAGTGGAAGAGATGCTGAACAATCTCCCGGGTGTGACGTCAGTGCACGGCCGATTTTACGACCTGTCCAGCAAATATTACCGCATCATTGGGAACCACGCTTTATACTACAAGGACGCCTTGCGATACCTGGGCTGTGTGGAAGCCAAAGACTTACCAG AAGCAGAGCAGCAGGAGAGAGCTTTCACATTAGGTCTGGCAGGTCTGCTCGGGGAAGGGGTTTATAACTTTGGAGAACTG CTGATGCACCCGGTGCTGGAGTCACTCAGAAACACCGATAAACAGTGGCTCATCGACACACTCTTCGCATTCAATGCCGGCAATGTGGAGAAATTTCAAGCCCTCAAGACGGCTTGGGGCCAACAG CCGGATCTCGCAGCTCAAGAGGCCAAACTCATGCAGAAGATCCAGTTACTGTGTGTCATGGAG ATGACTTTCACTCGGCCGGCCAATAACAGACAGCTGAGTTTCCAGGAGATCGCACAAAGTGCCAAAATCCAAGTCAatgag gtggagCTGCTGGTGATGAAGGCTCTTTCTGTGGGCCTGATTAAGGGAAGCATCGACGAGGTTGAGAAGAAAGTTCACATGACTTGGGTTCAGCCCCGAGTGCTGGACGTACAGCAG ATTAAGGGCATGAAGGACCGTCTGGACTTCTGGTGTGGAGATGTGAAGAACATGGCCATGTTGGTGGAGCAGCGGGCGCAGGACATCCTCACCTAA